Proteins from a genomic interval of Phlebotomus papatasi isolate M1 chromosome 3, Ppap_2.1, whole genome shotgun sequence:
- the LOC129807555 gene encoding UDP-glycosyltransferase UGT4-like, with the protein MSRFVSILCTSVFIFFPQCFASKILCVFPTPIHSHFIFASGLIRGLVENGHEVTVLSSFNLDIPVKTYRHIKVATGATIDQRDAMEKFLTEGWSYFGTLRLLIDSVRQSLQAANATLHTEEFQMIAEESYDLILLEMFFNNFLIGLGDHFHCPVITISSVPPTEIVNEISGNPSTVAIVPHFLLGNVNGMTFFNRLLNYFFVTVEKIIWKVIDWREGVYYEANFPSSRYKSFEKMKKNISLFFVNDHFSISSPRPYVPAVVPVAGINIKQQPDPLPQKIQEFIDNAEQGVIYFSLGSIMKSTFLPPRILDTILNVFSKLKQKVVFKWEDDQLPNHPDNVLIEKWLPQSDILAQKKVKLFICHGGMGAMNEAKYNSIPVIGIPFFADQRSNLITAQQEGWAIVLDLYTLTEESLLTTINQVLYDHKYRNTVQHISKVFKDRPMTALDTALYWTEYVIRHKGAAHLQSRASHLNWMQKISLDVLIFYFVLMVLAFKGTIFVYLKMKNIKIKLRITKVTEKSKSL; encoded by the exons ATGTCTCGCTTTGTGAGCATATTATGCACTTcagtgtttatattttttcctcagtgttttGCCTCCAAAATTCTCTGTGTGTTTCCAACACCAATTCACTCGCATTTTATTTTTGCATCAGGGCTTATAAGGGGTCTAGTGGAGAATGGACATGAA GTGACAGTTTTGAGCAGTTTTAATCTGGATATACCTGTTAAAACATATCGTCACATCAAAGTTGCGACAGGAGCCACAATTGATCAAAGAG ATGCCATGGAAAAATTTCTTACTGAAGGATGGTCCTACTTTGGAACCCTCAGACTTCTTATAGACTCAGTTCGCCAAAGTCTGCAAGCAGCAAATGCAACTCTTCATACAGAGGAATTCCAAATGATTGCTGAAGAGTCATATGATCTGATTTTATTAGAAATGTTTTTCAACAACTTCCTGATTGGACTCGGTGATCACTTTCACTGTCCAGTGATCACGATCTCATCAGTACCACCGACGGAAATAGTCAACGAAATAAGTGGAAATCCATCCACTGTAGCGATAGTGCCGCATTTTCTCCTCGGCAATGTCAATGGAATGACCTTTTTTAATCGATTactgaattattttttcgtGACTGTAGAAAAGATTATTTGGAAAGTCATCGACTGGAGAGAGGGAGTTTATTACGA GGCAAATTTTCCCAGTTCAAGATACAAGTCAtttgaaaaaatgaagaagaacatCAGTTTGTTCTTCGTAAATGATCACTTCAGTATTAGTTCACCCAGACCTTACGTTCCGGCTGTCGTTCCAGTTGCAGGTATCAACATTAAACAACAACCTGATCCACTACCCCAG AAAATCCAAGAATTTATAGATAATGCAGAACAAGGAGTGATATACTTCAGCTTAGGCTCGATCATGAAGTCAACTTTCCTTCCTCCTAGGATTCTAGATACTATTTTGAATGTATTCTCCAAACTTAAACAAAAAGTAGTTTTTAAGTGGGAAGATGATCAGTTGCCCAACCACCCGGACAACGTTTTGATTGAGAAGTGGTTACCACAATCTGATATTTTAG CTCAGAAAAAGGTTAAACTTTTCATATGTCATGGTGGTATGGGTGCCATGAATGAAGCCAAATATAACAGTATTCCCGTAATTGGAATTCCCTTCTTTGCTGATCAGAGAAGCAACTTAATCACGGCACAACAGGAAGGCTGGGCCATAGTATTAGATCTATATACGTTAACTGAAGAAAGTCTCTTAACAACTATCAACCAAGTGCTTTACGATCACAAATACAGAAATACTGTTCAGCACATTTCAAAAGTATTCAAGGATCGACCCATGACTGCACTGGATACGGCTCTATACTGGACGGAGTATGTTATTAGACATAAGGGCGCTGCACATCTGCAGTCTCGAGCCAGTCATTTAAATTGGATGCAGAAAATATCTCTTGATGTactaattttctattttgtgttgATGGTCTTAGCCTTCAAAGGGACCATTTTTgtatatttgaaaatgaaaaatattaagataAAATTGAGAATTACAAAAGTCACAGAGAAGTCAAAGAGTTTATAA